From the Candidatus Hydrogenedens sp. genome, the window CTGGCAAGTTTGAGAATATTGAGCACATCAAAGGAATAGAATGTATCATTGATTCGACTTTGAACGAAGAAATTGTTCGTGATTTAGTTAAAGATGTAGATGTCGTTTTTCATTTAGCAGCGACGGTGGGTGTGAATTTGGTAATTAATAATCCTATTCAGACCATCGTAAATAATATTCGTGGTACAGAGACGGTGTTAGAAGAAACCTGTCGTTACCGTCGTCCTCTATTAATAACTTCAACAAGTGAAGTATATGGCAAAAGTATGAAGGAGGTATTTGAAGAAGATGATGACCAGATTATAGGTCCTCCACATCGGCATCGTTGGTGTTATGCAGCATCAAAAGCAATTGATGAGTTTCTTGCTCTCGCATATTGGAAAGAAAAGAGACATCCAGTTTATATCGTCCGATTGTTCAATATTGTAGGTCCTCGTCAAACGGGACAATATGGAATGGTGTTGCCAAATTTTATCATGCAAGCCCTTAAAGGGGAACCTTTGCGTGTATT encodes:
- a CDS encoding NAD-dependent epimerase/dehydratase family protein; the protein is MRVLVTGGAGFIGSHLTEYLVQRGNKVVVLDNLSTGKFENIEHIKGIECIIDSTLNEEIVRDLVKDVDVVFHLAATVGVNLVINNPIQTIVNNIRGTETVLEETCRYRRPLLITSTSEVYGKSMKEVFEEDDDQIIGPPHRHRWCYAASKAIDEFLALAYWKEKRHPVYIVRLFNIVGPRQTGQYGMVLPNFIMQALKGEPLRVFGDGMQTRSFAYVGDIVPALVQIMERPDLCGKVFNLGNDKSVRIIDLAKKVIEVVQSPSVINLIPYEEAYPEGYEDMRHRVPCLNRIRQAIGYEPKTPLETIISIVAEYLRKKVK